In a genomic window of Halalkalicoccus sp. CG83:
- a CDS encoding enolase C-terminal domain-like protein — MAPRITRIEVTEFSYPLEDVGTDENGFNLIYEPGSTLESSTLALRVHTDADVTGEYVLVTSTSSDQIATCAKYLVGRNPLKRERHWSELKRGLRKYDRMGMGPLDVALWDLAGKLYDAPIHELLGTYRERIPAYASTYHADDNGGLDSPEAYADFAEDCLELGYSGFKIHGWGGGDDAREVGREIETVRAVGERVGERMDLMLDPACEYETFADALTVGRACDEQEFFWYEDPYRDGGISQHAHRKLRQQLETPILQTEHVRGFEPFTDFIANEATDFVRADPEYDAGITGAMKRARVAEGFGLDVEFHAPGPAQRHCIAATRNANYYELALVHPDCDNTQAPVYEGGYTDQLDAIDDDGTVPVPDGPGLGVEYDWEYIEEHALGERTYE, encoded by the coding sequence ATGGCGCCACGGATCACCCGGATCGAGGTGACGGAGTTCTCCTACCCGCTCGAGGACGTTGGCACCGACGAGAACGGATTCAACCTGATCTACGAGCCGGGATCGACGCTCGAGAGCTCGACGCTCGCGCTCAGGGTACACACCGACGCGGACGTGACCGGCGAGTACGTCCTGGTCACCTCGACCTCGTCGGACCAGATCGCCACGTGCGCGAAGTACCTCGTCGGCAGGAACCCGCTGAAACGCGAGCGTCACTGGAGCGAGCTCAAGCGCGGGCTCCGCAAGTACGACCGGATGGGGATGGGACCGCTCGACGTCGCGCTGTGGGACCTCGCGGGCAAGCTCTACGACGCGCCGATCCACGAACTGCTCGGAACCTACCGCGAGCGGATCCCGGCGTACGCCTCGACGTATCACGCCGACGACAACGGCGGGCTCGACTCCCCGGAGGCGTACGCCGACTTCGCCGAGGACTGTCTCGAGCTGGGCTACTCGGGCTTCAAGATCCACGGCTGGGGCGGCGGCGACGACGCCCGGGAGGTGGGCCGCGAGATCGAGACCGTCCGAGCGGTCGGCGAGCGCGTCGGCGAGCGGATGGACCTGATGCTCGATCCCGCCTGCGAGTACGAGACGTTCGCCGACGCGCTGACCGTCGGGCGGGCGTGTGACGAGCAGGAGTTCTTCTGGTACGAGGACCCCTACCGCGACGGCGGGATCTCCCAGCACGCTCACCGGAAGCTGCGCCAGCAGCTCGAGACGCCCATACTGCAGACAGAACACGTCCGCGGGTTCGAGCCGTTCACCGACTTCATCGCGAACGAGGCGACCGATTTCGTCCGCGCCGATCCGGAGTACGACGCGGGCATCACGGGCGCGATGAAGCGCGCGAGGGTCGCGGAGGGGTTCGGCCTCGACGTGGAGTTCCACGCGCCGGGACCCGCCCAGCGCCACTGCATCGCCGCGACGCGCAACGCGAACTACTACGAGCTCGCGCTGGTACATCCGGACTGTGACAACACCCAGGCGCCGGTCTACGAGGGTGGCTACACCGACCAGCTCGACGCGATCGACGACGACGGCACGGTGCCGGTCCCCGACGGCCCGGGACTAGGCGTCGAGTACGACTGGGAGTACATCGAGGAGCACGCACTCGGCGAGCGGACCTACGAGTGA
- a CDS encoding energy-coupling factor transporter transmembrane component T family protein, translated as MSTPSANPKAETDTATDIDVEALIENAEGADSLFEYRPGSSVLHRLNPVTKLVCSLALVVIAFTLPNFWGPLALSVVLLGLVLLAGVAKPVLAAVLAVGAPLALSLVVIQGLFYPENETVLVAIGVPVIDQLAFYSEGVEFALLVLFRLTVLMIALLGTIVTTHPKKLTVALMEKGVSSKIAYVFMAALQFIPQMQRRARSILDAQQARGLDTTASLASRLKSYVALMAPLLIGTLIATETRALALESRGFTRKGERTYLLDVSDGTFDRALRWLSVLAAIAVVVWRVAP; from the coding sequence ATGAGCACGCCGAGCGCGAACCCGAAAGCCGAGACGGACACGGCGACGGATATCGACGTCGAGGCGCTGATCGAGAACGCCGAGGGGGCGGACTCGCTGTTCGAGTACCGTCCCGGCTCGAGCGTCCTCCACCGCCTCAACCCGGTGACCAAGCTCGTCTGCAGCCTCGCGCTCGTCGTGATCGCCTTCACCCTGCCGAACTTCTGGGGCCCGCTCGCGCTCTCGGTCGTCCTCCTCGGGCTCGTCCTCCTCGCGGGCGTCGCGAAGCCCGTCCTCGCGGCCGTTCTCGCGGTGGGAGCGCCGCTCGCGCTCTCGCTGGTGGTCATCCAGGGGCTGTTCTACCCCGAGAACGAGACCGTCCTCGTCGCGATCGGCGTGCCCGTGATCGATCAGCTCGCGTTCTACAGCGAGGGCGTCGAGTTCGCGCTGTTGGTCCTGTTTCGCCTGACGGTGTTGATGATCGCGCTGCTCGGGACGATCGTCACGACTCACCCGAAGAAGCTGACGGTCGCGCTGATGGAGAAGGGCGTCTCGAGCAAGATCGCGTACGTCTTCATGGCCGCGCTGCAGTTCATCCCACAGATGCAGCGACGTGCACGCTCGATCCTCGACGCACAGCAGGCACGGGGGCTCGACACCACCGCGAGCCTCGCGAGCCGCCTCAAGTCCTACGTCGCGCTGATGGCGCCGCTGCTGATCGGGACGCTGATCGCGACCGAGACCCGTGCGCTCGCGCTCGAGTCGCGCGGGTTCACCCGAAAGGGAGAGCGCACGTACCTGCTCGACGTCTCGGACGGCACGTTCGACAGGGCGCTTCGCTGGCTGTCGGTCCTCGCCGCGATCGCCGTCGTCGTCTGGAGGGTCGCGCCGTGA
- a CDS encoding ABC transporter ATP-binding protein, with translation MTRIAFEDVAWEYRTGDGLALSGVDLEIESGSFVGVTGPSDAGKSTLCRLIPGYIPHYFDGDLEGSVRVGDRDVSEASIGELAERVGMLFENPFDQLTGASTTVIEEVAFGLENLGYPREEIIERSVESLRRVGIEELIDRNPQRLSGGQSQRVALASVLAMAPDVLVLDEPTSQLDPHGADAVFDIVADMKEQGYTVVVVSQRLDRLAPHLDRLLVVDEGKVVHDGTPEKVFTTPGIDELIDVPEAVRVGRRLHGSDGAPESVPLSVAEAIEELRPHVASVTSEAGDRSDDGTRSETDGPAPAGDPRVVLEDVRHVYEGGVEALSGVSLEMSSGCVCLVGQNGAGKTTFVKHMNGLLEPSQGVVRIEGIDTREARVAELARHVGLSFQNPDDQLFHDTVDEEIRYGPENLGFDDEREDETVERAIERLDLEDVRGRNPYDLGMPRRKRVAVASVLAMDTDTVVLDEPTGGQDAPGTALLGAAIERLVEAGKLVVVITHDVGFARRYADRVIALGQGEVLLDGTAREVFGRPDVLAETDVDPPTVTRIGHELGLPTVLSIDELFGYVND, from the coding sequence GTGACCCGGATCGCCTTCGAGGACGTCGCCTGGGAGTATCGGACGGGCGACGGGCTCGCGCTCTCGGGAGTCGACCTGGAGATCGAGTCGGGCAGCTTCGTCGGCGTGACCGGTCCGAGCGACGCCGGAAAGTCCACGCTCTGTCGGCTGATCCCCGGCTACATCCCCCACTACTTCGACGGCGATCTGGAGGGGAGCGTCCGGGTGGGTGATCGCGACGTGAGCGAGGCCTCCATCGGCGAACTCGCCGAACGCGTGGGGATGCTCTTCGAGAACCCGTTCGACCAGCTGACGGGCGCGAGCACCACCGTGATCGAGGAGGTCGCCTTCGGCCTCGAGAACCTCGGTTACCCGCGCGAGGAGATAATCGAACGCTCGGTCGAGAGCCTCCGACGAGTGGGAATCGAGGAGCTGATCGATCGCAATCCTCAACGGCTGTCGGGCGGCCAGTCCCAGCGGGTCGCGCTCGCCTCCGTGCTCGCGATGGCGCCGGACGTGCTCGTGCTCGACGAGCCGACCTCGCAGCTCGATCCCCACGGCGCCGACGCCGTCTTCGACATCGTCGCCGACATGAAGGAGCAGGGCTACACCGTGGTCGTCGTCAGCCAGCGCCTCGACCGGCTGGCGCCCCACCTCGACCGACTGCTCGTCGTGGACGAGGGCAAGGTCGTCCACGACGGCACCCCGGAGAAGGTCTTCACGACGCCGGGGATCGACGAGCTGATCGACGTCCCCGAGGCGGTTCGGGTGGGCCGCCGGCTGCACGGGTCCGACGGCGCCCCGGAAAGCGTGCCGCTGTCGGTCGCCGAGGCCATCGAGGAGCTCCGTCCGCACGTCGCGAGCGTCACGAGCGAGGCCGGCGACCGCTCCGACGACGGAACTCGATCCGAAACCGACGGGCCGGCGCCCGCCGGCGACCCGCGCGTCGTCCTCGAGGACGTCCGACACGTCTACGAGGGCGGCGTCGAGGCGCTCTCGGGCGTCAGCCTCGAGATGTCGTCGGGGTGTGTCTGTCTCGTCGGGCAGAACGGCGCGGGCAAGACGACGTTCGTCAAGCACATGAACGGGCTGCTCGAGCCCTCACAGGGAGTCGTCCGGATCGAGGGGATCGACACCCGCGAGGCCCGCGTCGCCGAACTGGCGCGCCACGTCGGGCTCTCCTTCCAGAACCCCGACGACCAGCTCTTTCACGACACGGTCGACGAGGAGATCAGATACGGCCCCGAGAACCTCGGGTTCGACGACGAACGGGAGGACGAGACGGTCGAACGGGCGATCGAACGCCTCGACCTCGAGGACGTCCGCGGGCGCAACCCCTACGATCTGGGAATGCCCCGCAGGAAACGCGTGGCGGTCGCCTCGGTGCTCGCGATGGACACCGACACCGTCGTCCTCGACGAGCCCACTGGCGGACAGGACGCCCCCGGAACCGCCCTCCTCGGAGCCGCGATCGAGCGGCTGGTCGAGGCGGGGAAACTCGTCGTCGTCATCACCCACGACGTCGGCTTCGCACGCCGATACGCCGACCGCGTGATCGCGCTCGGCCAGGGCGAGGTACTGCTTGACGGAACCGCGCGGGAGGTGTTCGGTCGACCCGACGTGCTCGCCGAGACCGACGTCGATCCGCCGACGGTCACGAGGATCGGCCACGAACTCGGTCTCCCGACCGTGCTCTCGATCGACGAACTGTTCGGGTACGTAAACGATTAG
- a CDS encoding ECF transporter S component, with translation MAGESSSITERASERFTTLAWVLIPVAVGINVVGGTVTNFLRIPVYLDVIGTILLALLAGPLVGAVGGILTNLVLGVTRSPTIIPFAVVNAAIALVAGFFAMRGWFRIHETRDYAKLAGVGVVVALTSIVISLPIVVTLFGGLTGTAPDIVVGAFLAAGFDLVPAVLASQLVIEPIDKISSVVIAYFIAKSVPERYRPSFGQRALGRDRDRDR, from the coding sequence ATGGCGGGGGAGTCGTCGTCGATCACGGAGCGCGCGTCCGAGCGGTTCACGACGCTCGCGTGGGTGTTGATCCCCGTCGCCGTCGGGATCAACGTCGTCGGCGGGACGGTCACGAACTTCCTTCGGATCCCGGTCTACCTGGACGTGATCGGGACGATCCTGCTCGCGCTCCTGGCGGGTCCGCTCGTCGGGGCCGTCGGCGGGATCCTGACGAACCTCGTCCTCGGGGTGACGCGCTCGCCGACGATCATCCCGTTCGCGGTGGTCAACGCCGCGATCGCGCTCGTCGCGGGCTTCTTCGCGATGCGTGGCTGGTTCCGGATCCACGAGACCCGTGACTACGCGAAGCTCGCGGGCGTCGGCGTGGTGGTGGCGCTCACCTCGATCGTCATCAGCCTCCCGATCGTCGTCACGCTGTTCGGCGGGCTGACCGGCACCGCACCCGACATCGTCGTCGGGGCCTTCCTCGCGGCGGGCTTCGACCTCGTGCCCGCGGTGCTGGCCTCCCAGCTCGTCATCGAGCCGATCGACAAGATCTCGAGCGTCGTGATCGCGTACTTCATCGCGAAGTCGGTCCCCGAGCGGTATCGCCCCTCCTTCGGCCAGCGGGCGCTCGGACGCGACCGCGATCGCGATCGATGA
- a CDS encoding ribonuclease HI family protein, with the protein MTDDPLPAEHLSPLATLVDEVLAGVGYEVAAAIDAIDDAVPGYGGLFDPATTPAELRRALERLLTSGLTRPPVPEPTSDAFVLYVDGSSRGNPGPAGAGAVIMDAAEDQLARLGRPVGSRTGNNTAEYVALQLGLSELAARYEPRTLEVRIDSMTVIRDVWGGDDPTEPGVETYSEAVTAALSSIPEHRYTHLADDDPNPADALATVGADIAAFGPG; encoded by the coding sequence GTGACCGACGACCCCCTCCCGGCCGAACACCTCTCGCCGCTCGCCACGCTCGTCGACGAGGTGCTCGCGGGCGTCGGCTACGAGGTGGCGGCCGCCATCGACGCCATCGACGACGCCGTCCCCGGCTACGGCGGTCTCTTCGACCCCGCGACCACCCCGGCCGAGTTGCGTCGCGCACTCGAACGCCTGCTGACGTCGGGACTCACCCGGCCACCCGTCCCCGAGCCGACGAGCGACGCGTTCGTCCTCTACGTCGACGGCAGTTCACGCGGCAACCCCGGTCCTGCAGGTGCGGGCGCCGTCATCATGGACGCTGCGGAGGACCAACTCGCCCGTCTCGGCCGACCCGTCGGCTCCCGGACGGGGAACAACACCGCCGAATACGTCGCCCTCCAGCTCGGACTCTCCGAACTGGCGGCTCGCTACGAACCACGCACGCTGGAAGTGCGCATCGATTCGATGACGGTCATTCGGGACGTCTGGGGCGGCGATGACCCGACGGAACCGGGCGTCGAGACGTACAGCGAGGCCGTCACGGCAGCACTGTCGAGCATCCCGGAACACCGGTACACGCATCTGGCCGACGACGACCCGAACCCCGCCGACGCACTGGCGACGGTGGGGGCCGACATCGCGGCCTTCGGACCTGGATAG
- a CDS encoding MFS transporter has product MTSPRRDRIALASVIFVVLLAQVVLYPGIAGLVAALGASTDLDASMWFLVAEFSAFVVCASLWGAASDRAGRRAPFIAAGALGGATGYLLLAILPGVVDVRFAHVLAIRVGQGAMTIAAFSLAITMLMDLPGGHGKNMGAAGIAIGLGTASGAPLGGRLAAIDPLVPLWAAGGLLLAVVPLLVLIDDRAPAPDRRSAREIVGGLARTPTLGLPYAFGFVDRLTAGFFALVGVFYFQETFGIGPAETGIVLGLFFAPFALLQYPMGVLSDRIGRTVPIVVGSVCYGGSIVLVGLVPTLELAQASMVLVGVLGALVAPATMALVTDLARDSERGAAMAGFNIAGSLGFLTGFLLGGTVASTYGYLAAFLVVGGLEVLIAAVAVPLFLRVDLPLEASFQPER; this is encoded by the coding sequence GTGACGTCTCCGAGACGCGACCGGATCGCCCTGGCGAGCGTGATCTTCGTCGTGCTGCTCGCGCAGGTGGTGCTGTATCCGGGGATCGCTGGACTGGTCGCGGCGCTCGGCGCGAGCACCGACCTCGACGCGAGCATGTGGTTTCTCGTCGCCGAGTTCTCGGCGTTCGTCGTCTGTGCGAGCCTCTGGGGGGCCGCGAGCGATCGTGCCGGACGGCGGGCGCCCTTCATCGCCGCCGGGGCGCTCGGCGGGGCGACGGGCTACCTCCTGCTCGCGATCCTTCCCGGCGTCGTCGACGTCCGCTTCGCCCACGTGCTCGCGATCCGCGTCGGCCAGGGCGCAATGACGATCGCCGCCTTCTCGCTCGCGATCACGATGCTGATGGACCTGCCGGGCGGCCACGGGAAGAACATGGGCGCGGCGGGCATCGCGATCGGGCTGGGAACCGCGAGCGGCGCGCCGTTGGGTGGCCGGCTCGCCGCGATCGATCCGCTCGTCCCGCTGTGGGCCGCCGGGGGACTGCTGCTCGCGGTCGTCCCCCTTCTAGTGCTCATCGACGACCGTGCGCCCGCCCCCGACCGACGGAGCGCCCGGGAGATCGTCGGCGGACTCGCGCGGACGCCGACGCTCGGGCTGCCCTACGCCTTCGGGTTCGTCGACAGGCTGACGGCGGGCTTCTTCGCGCTCGTGGGCGTCTTCTACTTCCAGGAGACGTTCGGGATCGGCCCCGCCGAGACCGGGATCGTCCTCGGGCTGTTCTTCGCGCCGTTCGCGCTGCTCCAGTATCCCATGGGCGTGCTCTCCGATCGGATCGGCCGGACGGTCCCGATCGTGGTCGGCTCGGTCTGCTACGGCGGCTCGATCGTGCTCGTCGGACTCGTGCCGACGCTCGAACTCGCGCAGGCGTCGATGGTGCTCGTGGGGGTGCTCGGCGCGCTGGTCGCGCCCGCGACGATGGCGCTGGTGACCGATCTCGCCCGGGATAGCGAGCGCGGCGCGGCGATGGCCGGCTTCAACATCGCGGGCAGCCTGGGTTTTCTGACCGGCTTTCTCCTGGGTGGTACCGTCGCGAGCACCTACGGCTATCTCGCCGCCTTCCTCGTCGTTGGCGGCCTCGAAGTACTGATCGCCGCGGTCGCCGTGCCGCTCTTTCTGCGCGTCGACCTCCCGCTGGAGGCGTCGTTCCAGCCCGAGCGGTAG
- a CDS encoding nucleoside hydrolase: protein MSLLIDTDPGCDDALALLLALESDLDVVGLTTVAGNTSIENTTRNALSILEFLECDLPVARGADRPLVKRQDTAEFIHGEGGLRGGLPPSSEEPIDASAAEFIVERAREDGDLTIAAIGPLTNIALALSIDPDLPEYLSEIVVMGGAVYAPGNRTPAAEANLHADPDAASRVLQSARPTFVGLGVTTRATIDPATLDLSGPRGETVREWLTYYPDDVRERYGLEHSPIHDAAVIAGIADDVLTVEERAFEIETGDGPARGALLADEYGVTDEPENGRVATDLDEVRFRAALAEAIESAL from the coding sequence ATGTCCCTGCTTATCGACACCGATCCGGGCTGCGACGACGCGCTCGCGCTGTTGCTCGCGCTCGAATCCGACCTCGACGTCGTCGGACTGACGACCGTCGCCGGCAACACCTCCATCGAGAACACCACCCGTAACGCCCTCTCGATCCTCGAGTTCCTCGAGTGCGATCTCCCGGTCGCCCGCGGCGCCGACCGGCCGCTCGTCAAGCGCCAGGACACCGCGGAGTTCATCCACGGCGAGGGCGGCCTGCGGGGCGGGCTTCCCCCGTCCTCCGAGGAGCCGATCGACGCGTCGGCCGCGGAGTTCATCGTCGAGCGTGCCCGGGAGGACGGCGACCTGACGATCGCGGCGATCGGCCCGCTCACGAATATCGCGCTCGCGCTGTCGATCGACCCCGACCTCCCCGAGTACCTCAGTGAGATCGTGGTGATGGGCGGCGCCGTCTACGCGCCGGGCAACCGGACGCCGGCCGCCGAGGCGAACCTCCACGCGGATCCCGACGCCGCGAGTCGCGTCCTCCAGAGCGCCCGACCGACGTTCGTTGGCCTCGGCGTGACCACGCGCGCGACGATCGATCCGGCCACGCTCGACCTCTCGGGCCCGCGCGGCGAGACGGTTCGCGAGTGGCTCACCTACTACCCGGATGACGTCCGTGAACGCTACGGGCTCGAGCACTCGCCGATCCACGACGCGGCGGTGATCGCGGGCATCGCCGACGACGTGCTCACCGTCGAGGAACGGGCGTTCGAGATCGAGACGGGAGACGGGCCCGCCCGGGGCGCGCTGCTCGCCGACGAGTACGGCGTCACCGACGAACCGGAGAACGGCCGCGTCGCGACCGACCTCGACGAGGTGCGCTTTCGCGCCGCGCTCGCCGAGGCGATCGAGTCGGCCCTCTAA